The following nucleotide sequence is from Lysobacterales bacterium.
TGTGGGATGAATGGCGGCGAGGTGCGGCGCAGTCGAGACGGCGAACTGGAATGCTGCTGCGCCGAGTGCGGTGCCGTCCCGGTCGATGCCGACGATTTGGCGGCGTTCATGCTTGACGACCACTGGCTACACCGAAAGCTCCGAGCCGCGCTGGATGTCCAGTCAGATGGCGGGTCGGCGACGTTGACCACGAGTGCTTGGCTGCTGGGTCAAGCCGGGAATACGCCGGTGGTGTTGACGCGCGACATCCGCCGACTGTGGCGCGAGCCAGGACTGCTGGATCGGGTGCGCACCGACAACGGCTTGGTACATGTGATTGCACCGGCACACCAGATTGCTGCCGGTGTGCCAACGGACGCGGGCGTGGAGTGGCTGGCACTGGAGGAACGGTTCCGGTTGCGCGGCGACGCAATCTCGTTCCTCGGCGCTCGTGGGACGGCCACCACGGCGCGGCGGAGGAATGATTCGGCGGCGCCGGTCCACGGGCCGTTCTCGGCAGACTTTCGACTCGTGTATTTGGATGGCGAAGCCAGCCCGCCGATTCGCTGCACGAAGGCTCAGTCAGAAGTGTTTCGCGCGCTGTGGGAGTTCGCAGGCCAGGATCGACGAGCTGAAGATGTGATGCGGCGCACTGGCCGCAGCAGCCCGAAGCCCATCGACCTGTTCAAGAGCAACAAAGAGCGGCTCCGGGCCTACAAGACCTTGGTCGTGACCAACCAGAAGGAAGGCTTGTACCGGATGCCGTGCGCGGCACGGTGATCGCCGCCCCTCGGTTCTCTCACCCCGATTGCTGCTCCAATCATCGACTCGGACCGCTCTCCGCGACACCCGCGTAACCTCGCGCCACGACAAGGGTTCTGCCGGTGCCAACCGCGGACGGTTGGTGAGGGTAAGTGGAGAAGAGAGAGGAAAAGGGAGGCGAACCGGGCCGAATTCGCGGCGTCTTCCTGGCGCGCGTGGCACCGGCAAAACTGCGCGAAAACCCGCGGTGACACGGGATTCCGGGCAACAAAAAACCGGCCTTGAGGGCCGGTTCTTGTCTGAGTATTGGTGGAGAGGATGGGAATCGAACCCACGACCTCGTCATTGCGAACGACGCGCTCTACCAACTGAGCTACCCCCCCACATGCCGCTCGGACAGGCCGAGCGGGCGCGCATCTTAGCCGCCGGACCGTGGTGATTCAACTGAAGGCGCGCGCGGCAATGGCGTCCAGCCGCTGGCGTCGCCATTCCGGCAGATCGACAGGCCAGGCCCCGTGGCGCAAGCGAGCTTCCTGAGCCTTGCGCGGGGCGAGCAGCGCGGGCTCGATCGCGAGTGTCGCGGCTTCAGCCTCGATGCCAGCCTTGAGGCGCTCCAGTGCGGCTTCCTCGTCGCGCGAGAATGGCTTCGGCGCGGGAACGAAATCATCGTGCCGTGGCGGATCGCGCAGCAGTTCGAGCAGGTCGCCGGACTTCGCGCGCGGGAATGCGCGCTGCGCCTGCAACATGCGTTGCAACTCGGCGGCCTGGGTCGGCGGCTTCGCGGCGAGGTCGTGCGCGACCTGGTTGTCGATCACCCACGGCTTCGGACGATCGCTGTCGCGTGCGGTCTGTTCGCGCCAACGCAGCAGGGCGTCGAGGCGTCGTTGCGCGTCGAGATCGAGCTTCCAGGCGCTGCGGTAGTCGTGATGGAGATTGACCGGCGTGCCCGCCGCGAATGCGGTGCGCAGGGTGCGTTCGCCCTCTTGCGCGATCCAGGTGCGGCGTCCGAGTGCGTCGAGCCGTTCGAGCAGCGCATCGCCGAGTGCATCGAGATGCACGACATCATCGGCGGCATACGCGAACTGGCGATCACTGAGTGGACGCTGCATCCAGTCCGAGCGCGTCTCGGTCTTCTCCAGTTCGACACCGAGCACGAGCGCGACCAGCTTCTGATACCCGAGCCCGGTGCCGAGGCCGGCCAGTGCCGCTGCGAGCTGCGTATCGAACAAGGCTTCGGGCGGGCGCGGCAAGAGTGGCGCGAGCGCCACCAGATCTTCGCTCGGGCTGTGCATCAGCCAGGTTTGACCGGGCTGCGAGATCGCGTCGCCAAGGTCGTGCAGGACATCGAACGCGAGCGGATCGATCAGCACCGCATCGTCCGCCAGCATCGCCTGCACCAGCGCGAGCTTCGGCCAATAGGTGCGGATGCGTTCGAACTCGGTATCGAGCGCGAGCCGCGACGAGGCACGCAAGGCCGCAAGGGCATCATTCAGCGCCGGTCGGTCGGCAACCCATCG
It contains:
- a CDS encoding HRDC domain-containing protein is translated as MARWVADRPALNDALAALRASSRLALDTEFERIRTYWPKLALVQAMLADDAVLIDPLAFDVLHDLGDAISQPGQTWLMHSPSEDLVALAPLLPRPPEALFDTQLAAALAGLGTGLGYQKLVALVLGVELEKTETRSDWMQRPLSDRQFAYAADDVVHLDALGDALLERLDALGRRTWIAQEGERTLRTAFAAGTPVNLHHDYRSAWKLDLDAQRRLDALLRWREQTARDSDRPKPWVIDNQVAHDLAAKPPTQAAELQRMLQAQRAFPRAKSGDLLELLRDPPRHDDFVPAPKPFSRDEEAALERLKAGIEAEAATLAIEPALLAPRKAQEARLRHGAWPVDLPEWRRQRLDAIAARAFS